A genomic window from Sulfurospirillum oryzae includes:
- the rpsD gene encoding 30S ribosomal protein S4, whose translation MARYRGPVEKLERRLGVSLALKGERRLAGKSALDKRPYAPGQHGQRRTKISEYGLQLREKQKAKFMYGVSEKQFRRIFDEAARREGNTGINLVLLIERRLDNVVYRMGFATTRRFARQLVTHGHILVNGSRVDIPSYVVRAGDKVEVCEKSKNNPQVKRALELTQQTGIAPWVDVEREKAMGIFTRIPEREEVVIPVEERLIVELYSK comes from the coding sequence ATGGCAAGATATAGAGGACCAGTCGAAAAGCTCGAGAGAAGACTTGGTGTCAGCTTAGCCCTTAAAGGTGAGCGCAGACTTGCTGGTAAAAGCGCATTAGATAAGCGTCCATATGCACCAGGTCAACACGGACAAAGAAGAACAAAAATTAGTGAGTATGGACTCCAATTAAGAGAGAAACAAAAAGCTAAATTTATGTATGGAGTTTCTGAAAAACAATTCAGACGTATATTTGACGAAGCAGCAAGAAGAGAAGGAAACACAGGTATTAACCTTGTACTTCTTATCGAAAGAAGACTTGATAATGTTGTTTACCGTATGGGATTTGCAACAACAAGAAGATTTGCACGTCAATTAGTTACACATGGACACATTTTAGTGAATGGCAGCAGAGTTGACATTCCTTCTTATGTTGTACGTGCAGGTGATAAAGTAGAGGTTTGTGAAAAATCTAAAAATAATCCACAGGTTAAAAGAGCTCTTGAATTAACACAACAAACTGGTATCGCACCATGGGTTGACGTTGAGAGAGAAAAAGCAATGGGTATTTTTACACGCATCCCAGAAAGAGAAGAAGTAGTTATTCCGGTTGAAGAAAGATTAATCGTTGAGCTATACTCTAAATAA
- a CDS encoding DNA-directed RNA polymerase subunit alpha — translation MKKINTSAYMPTEIEVENIAANKVQVSAYPFESGFAVTLAHPLRRLLLSSTVGSAPTAVKIEGVTHEFDSMRGMLEDVALFIINLKNIRFKIKGDEKRVEVNYSFTGPKEIKGSDLANAQIEIVTPDAYLATINEDAEFNFSLIIEKGIGYVPSENIRGLVGEDYIALDAFFTPVKRAVYDIENVLVEDNPNYEKIVFTIETDGLVSPIEAFKNSLEAMYAQMSVFNGILDIAVAPKSESSNENVEFGKLLQSIEELNLSARSFNCLDRAEVKFIGELALMSELELKNLKNLGKKSLEEIRQVMEESGYPVGYNFSDETASLLKKKIEDLKSEANEG, via the coding sequence ATGAAAAAAATCAATACATCAGCTTACATGCCAACTGAAATTGAGGTAGAGAATATTGCGGCAAATAAGGTTCAAGTGAGTGCATACCCATTTGAATCTGGTTTTGCGGTAACATTGGCACATCCTTTACGAAGATTGCTTTTAAGTAGTACAGTAGGATCCGCCCCAACGGCTGTAAAGATTGAAGGCGTAACCCATGAATTTGATAGCATGCGCGGTATGCTTGAAGATGTTGCTCTTTTCATCATTAACCTCAAAAATATTCGTTTCAAAATCAAAGGCGATGAGAAACGTGTAGAGGTTAACTACTCATTTACTGGACCAAAAGAGATCAAAGGAAGTGACTTAGCGAATGCACAAATTGAAATTGTTACACCAGATGCATATTTGGCAACAATCAATGAAGATGCAGAGTTTAACTTCTCTTTAATCATCGAAAAAGGAATCGGCTATGTTCCAAGTGAGAACATTAGAGGTTTGGTCGGAGAAGATTATATTGCACTTGATGCTTTCTTTACACCTGTAAAAAGAGCAGTGTACGATATTGAGAATGTTTTGGTTGAAGACAATCCTAACTATGAAAAAATTGTTTTTACAATCGAAACAGATGGACTTGTTTCTCCAATCGAAGCTTTTAAAAATTCACTTGAAGCGATGTATGCACAAATGTCAGTTTTTAATGGCATTTTGGATATTGCAGTGGCTCCAAAAAGTGAGAGTTCTAATGAGAACGTGGAGTTTGGAAAGCTATTACAGAGTATTGAAGAGTTAAATCTGAGTGCTCGTAGCTTCAACTGTTTAGATAGAGCAGAGGTTAAATTTATTGGCGAGCTTGCTCTTATGAGCGAGTTAGAGCTCAAAAACCTCAAAAATCTAGGCAAAAAATCGTTAGAAGAGATCAGACAAGTTATGGAAGAGAGTGGTTATCCTGTCGGATATAATTTCTCTGACGAGACAGCAAGTTTGCTCAAGAAAAAAATTGAAGATTTAAAATCTGAAGCCAACGAGGGTTAA
- the rplQ gene encoding 50S ribosomal protein L17, with protein sequence MRHKHGYRKLGRTSSHRAALLKNMAIAVIKYEKIETTLPKAKELRGFVEKLITKAGVGGDHAHKTVFAALQDKECTKKLVNEIAPKYVERNGGYTRIIKTRIRKGDAAPMAFLELV encoded by the coding sequence ATGAGACATAAGCACGGATACAGAAAGCTTGGTCGTACTTCATCACACAGAGCGGCGTTGTTGAAGAATATGGCTATAGCTGTCATTAAATATGAAAAAATCGAAACAACACTTCCTAAAGCAAAAGAGCTTAGAGGTTTTGTTGAGAAGTTGATTACTAAGGCTGGAGTTGGTGGCGATCATGCTCACAAAACAGTTTTTGCGGCGCTTCAAGATAAAGAGTGTACAAAAAAATTGGTCAACGAGATCGCACCTAAATATGTTGAAAGAAATGGTGGTTACACCCGTATTATTAAAACACGTATAAGAAAAGGCGACGCAGCGCCTATGGCGTTTTTAGAGCTCGTCTAA
- a CDS encoding NifU family protein codes for MIPFSDEELFPVVEKSLEKIKPMLALDGGGLTLLGIKGGRVFVQLQGACQGCASSGQTLKYGVERQLRIDIHPEIEVVNILPGTEHEFEAIGE; via the coding sequence ATGATACCATTTAGTGATGAAGAGTTGTTTCCCGTTGTTGAAAAATCACTTGAAAAAATAAAGCCAATGTTGGCATTGGACGGCGGTGGATTGACATTGCTTGGGATTAAAGGTGGGCGTGTTTTTGTTCAGCTTCAAGGTGCTTGTCAAGGATGCGCATCGAGTGGACAAACACTTAAATACGGAGTTGAACGACAGCTTAGAATTGATATTCATCCTGAAATAGAAGTTGTAAATATTTTACCAGGCACGGAGCATGAGTTCGAAGCAATTGGAGAGTAA